The genomic window GGGGCCGACGATCTTGGCCACGGGGGCGATGCTCTGCGTGCCGTAGGCGAGCGCGGCCACCGCCTGCGCCCCGCCGACCCGGTAGATCTCGGTGACGCCGGACAGTTGCGCGGCGGCGAGCACCAGCGGGTTGAGCTGGCCCTCGGGCGTCGGCACCACCATGACGATGCGCGCCACGCCCGCCACGCGCGCCGGCACCGCGTTCATCAGCACCGAGGAAGGGTAGCTCGCCGTGCCGCCGGGCACGTAGAGGCCGACCGATTCGAGCGCGGTCCAGCGCCAGCCGGCGGTGACGCCGAGATCGTCGGTGGCGAGGTGATCCTGCGGGATCTGACGGCGGTGGAAGGCCTCGATCCGCTCGGCGGCGAGCGCCAGGGCCGCGCGGGCCTCCCCGGAACAGGCGGCGACGGCCGCCTCCACCTCCCCGGCGGTGATGCGCAGGGAGGCCTCGGAGAAGTCCTGGCCGAGCCGGTCGAGGCGGCGGGTGTAGTCGACCAGCGCCGCGTCGCCGCCCGAGACGACGCCGCCGATGATGCCGCGCACGGTCTCGTCGACGTCCTCGGCGATCTCGCGCTTGAGGCCGAGCAGGCGCTTGAACGCCTCCCCGAATTCCGGGGAGCGGCTGTCGAGGCGGATCATCGGGGGCAATCGGTCCGTCGCAGGAGGGGGGTCACGGGCGGTTCTCGACGAGGGTGCGCACGGCCTCGTGGTCGGGGCGGCCGCCGGCCTCCCAGACCGGGCCGAGATCCTTCAGGCGCACCTCGACGCATTCGAGTTCGAGCCGGATCGCCGCCCCGCCGGAGAAGACCAGGGTGGCGATGCCGGAGGGAGCCTCGGTCTCCTCGAAGGTGACGGCGAGGAGGCCGAGCGGCGCGTCGGAGGCGGCCCCCGGCGTGATGCCCTTGGCCTTGACCGACAGAACCCGCTCGAAATGCACGCCCGCGAGCCGGCGCCGGGGCGGCTCGCCCGGGGCCACCGACCAGTCGAAGCGGCGGGCCGCCATCACGAAGCGGTGTTCGCCCGGCAGCCACGCGAGGTCGTCCGCCCGCAGGATCGCGTCCTGCAGGTGGGCGGAGATGACGGCGAGATCCTCGGCATCGAGGGCGGCGAGCCTGAGAAGCTCCATGCGGATACGCTCCGGGCTCCCCGACCGGACGCGCGGGGAGCGGATTTCGAGGCGTAGGTAGCGACGCGGCCCGCCTGCGGCAACCGCCGACGCCGAAGGCGTCGGGACCGACGGCTCTTTCGGGCTCATCGCGCGTTCATGAGCGCGCGGCTAAGGTTTCTTACGGACAACCTTCGCCACTCAAGAGGGGATGCGGACGATGCGAAACGGAATTCCGGGCAAGAGGGGGAACATGGGTCGGACCTTGGGGCGCATCCTGGGCGTCGCCCTGGCCCTCGGGCTCGTGGTCAGCCCGGCGAGCGCCCAATACGACCGCGGCGGCTACGACGGCCCGCGCCGCTACGACGACGGATACGGTCGCCGCGGCTACGACGACGACGGATACGGCCGGCGCCGCGGCTACGACGACGAGGACGACGGCCCGCGCTTCCGCGGTCCCCCGCCCCCGCGTTACGGCCGCGGCGGCGGCGGCATCTGCGTCACCGCCCGCGGCAACTGCCCGACGGGCTTCGC from Methylorubrum populi includes these protein-coding regions:
- a CDS encoding DUF2948 family protein, with translation MELLRLAALDAEDLAVISAHLQDAILRADDLAWLPGEHRFVMAARRFDWSVAPGEPPRRRLAGVHFERVLSVKAKGITPGAASDAPLGLLAVTFEETEAPSGIATLVFSGGAAIRLELECVEVRLKDLGPVWEAGGRPDHEAVRTLVENRP